One Pseudodesulfovibrio alkaliphilus DNA segment encodes these proteins:
- a CDS encoding ATP-binding protein — translation MREIVVISGKGGAGKTSIAGAFAHLAEDTVLCDLDVDAPDLHLLLDPRHRVEHEFRSGNEAVIDPEMCIGCGQCAELCRFDAIAGPDDANPDSAYSVLPFRCEGCKVCVALCPAQAIAFPERHCGEWYVSDTRFGTMVHAQLFPGEENSGRLVTLLKREARAIAEERGLGLVLSDGAPGIGCPVISSLAGTDLAVLITEPTPSGMHDLMRVAELCEGFRTRVAVIINKWDINPTQADAIEAYCSGKGYPVVCRLPHDRAVTDAMVNRQVVTEYDRGQLSDTLKTAWTAILARLEAG, via the coding sequence ATGCGCGAGATAGTGGTCATCAGCGGTAAGGGCGGCGCAGGCAAGACCTCCATTGCCGGGGCCTTCGCCCATCTGGCCGAGGACACGGTCCTCTGCGACCTGGATGTGGACGCCCCGGATCTGCACCTCCTCCTTGATCCGCGCCATAGGGTTGAACATGAATTCCGGTCCGGCAACGAGGCCGTCATTGATCCTGAAATGTGCATCGGTTGCGGCCAATGCGCAGAGCTTTGCCGGTTCGACGCCATCGCCGGGCCGGATGACGCAAACCCGGATTCGGCTTACAGCGTCCTGCCGTTTCGCTGCGAGGGGTGCAAGGTTTGCGTTGCCCTGTGCCCGGCACAGGCCATCGCCTTTCCCGAGCGGCACTGTGGAGAATGGTATGTCTCGGACACCCGTTTCGGCACCATGGTCCACGCCCAGCTCTTTCCCGGCGAGGAGAACTCCGGCCGACTCGTTACCCTGCTCAAGCGCGAGGCCCGGGCCATCGCCGAGGAGCGCGGACTCGGGCTGGTCCTCTCGGACGGAGCTCCCGGCATCGGGTGCCCGGTGATCAGTTCGCTGGCCGGCACGGACCTGGCCGTGCTCATCACCGAGCCAACCCCTTCGGGCATGCACGATCTCATGCGCGTAGCCGAACTGTGCGAAGGATTCCGCACTCGCGTTGCGGTGATCATCAATAAATGGGACATCAATCCAACCCAAGCGGACGCCATTGAGGCCTATTGCTCGGGCAAGGGGTATCCGGTTGTCTGCCGTCTGCCCCATGACCGCGCAGTAACAGACGCAATGGTCAACCGACAGGTGGTGACCGAATATGACCGCGGCCAGCTCTCGGACACGCTCAAGACAGCCTGGACAGCCATTCTGGCCCGTCTCGAAGCGGGATAA
- a CDS encoding 4Fe-4S binding protein has product MIYAIASGKGGTGKTTVASSLVSLWGDPVTAVDLDVEEPNLHLFLKPEISRIDPAYIEIPEADESKCTLCRECSTLCQFKAITVMGDTLLIFPEMCHGCGGCLAICPEGALSPGRRQLGEICHGRAGGTRFVMGRLRVGEAMSPPLMRQVKALFADIAAADNGSDIIVDAPPGVSCPAVSAVIDADCVVLVTEPTPFGLHDFKLAWEAFSPFGKPMGAVINRAGIGDDSVKRFCADKGIPVWAEIPFDRAVAEAYSRGEVVAEAVAPLRGTFRQLRNNMREAVREKVAACAR; this is encoded by the coding sequence GTGATCTACGCCATAGCCAGCGGCAAGGGAGGCACCGGCAAAACCACGGTGGCCTCGTCGCTGGTCTCCCTTTGGGGCGACCCGGTGACGGCCGTGGACCTTGATGTGGAGGAACCTAATCTGCATCTCTTTCTCAAGCCGGAGATCAGCAGAATCGACCCTGCCTACATCGAAATACCGGAAGCTGACGAATCCAAGTGCACCCTGTGCCGAGAATGCTCCACCCTGTGCCAGTTCAAGGCCATCACTGTCATGGGAGACACATTGCTCATCTTCCCGGAGATGTGCCACGGCTGCGGCGGCTGCCTCGCGATCTGCCCCGAGGGGGCGCTCTCTCCGGGCCGGCGGCAGCTCGGCGAGATCTGCCACGGCCGTGCTGGCGGCACCCGGTTTGTCATGGGCCGCCTACGTGTGGGCGAGGCCATGAGTCCGCCATTGATGCGACAGGTCAAGGCCCTCTTTGCGGATATTGCCGCCGCCGACAACGGCTCCGACATCATTGTGGATGCCCCCCCCGGAGTCAGCTGCCCGGCCGTAAGTGCGGTTATCGACGCGGACTGCGTGGTTCTTGTTACCGAGCCTACCCCCTTTGGACTGCACGACTTCAAGCTCGCCTGGGAGGCGTTTTCGCCCTTTGGCAAGCCCATGGGCGCAGTCATCAACCGGGCCGGCATCGGCGACGATTCCGTAAAGCGGTTCTGCGCTGACAAAGGCATCCCGGTATGGGCGGAAATTCCCTTTGACCGGGCCGTGGCCGAGGCATACTCGCGTGGCGAGGTGGTGGCCGAGGCTGTGGCTCCCCTCAGGGGAACCTTCCGCCAACTGCGCAACAACATGCGCGAAGCGGTTCGGGAAAAGGTGGCAGCATGCGCGAGATAG
- a CDS encoding NifB/NifX family molybdenum-iron cluster-binding protein, producing MPQGKGQTGTPRCAGGRGRGMGGGGRGMGGGGRGMGGGGRGMGGQPDAVASSTRGVQQQRSATQTGIRRLAITSEGPSMNDRVDPRFGRAAGFVVVDLETMETTYVDNGASQVLAQGAGIQAAETLANAGVQAVLTGYVGPKAFAALSAAGIRIGQDVENVSVGQAVELYTSGAVAFADTPNSQSGVNK from the coding sequence ATGCCACAGGGTAAAGGACAAACGGGCACCCCGAGATGCGCTGGCGGACGTGGCCGCGGAATGGGCGGCGGCGGTCGTGGAATGGGCGGCGGCGGTCGCGGAATGGGTGGCGGCGGTCGCGGAATGGGCGGCCAGCCCGACGCAGTGGCAAGCTCGACCAGGGGTGTTCAGCAGCAACGCAGCGCGACCCAAACCGGCATCCGCAGGCTGGCCATCACCAGCGAAGGACCATCCATGAACGACCGGGTGGACCCCCGTTTCGGCCGTGCCGCCGGATTCGTTGTGGTGGACCTTGAAACCATGGAAACCACCTACGTTGACAACGGCGCATCCCAGGTTCTGGCCCAGGGGGCGGGTATCCAGGCTGCTGAAACCCTGGCCAATGCAGGCGTCCAGGCTGTTCTCACCGGCTATGTCGGCCCCAAGGCGTTTGCCGCCCTCTCGGCAGCAGGCATCCGCATCGGCCAGGACGTGGAGAACGTAAGCGTTGGTCAGGCGGTCGAACTCTACACCTCCGGGGCGGTCGCCTTCGCCGATACGCCCAACAGCCAGTCCGGGGTCAACAAGTGA
- a CDS encoding DUF134 domain-containing protein, with protein sequence MNMRSPRGGEGLGRRKKKRMVEAEPCAVFYKPQGIPMRELESLMLTVEGLEALRLVDGERMQQIEAAERMGVSRPTLSRILTEARTTVALALSGGKAIRVDGGEYLLASETCCKRKHRRRCQMPTATGQAADKVTTPSPVEDDNTGE encoded by the coding sequence ATGAACATGCGCTCACCAAGGGGGGGGGAAGGTTTGGGAAGGCGGAAAAAAAAGCGGATGGTCGAGGCGGAGCCCTGCGCGGTATTTTACAAACCCCAGGGCATTCCCATGCGCGAGCTGGAAAGCCTGATGCTCACGGTGGAAGGCCTCGAGGCGCTTAGGTTGGTGGACGGCGAAAGGATGCAGCAGATCGAAGCGGCCGAGCGGATGGGCGTATCGCGCCCGACCTTGAGCCGTATCCTGACCGAGGCCCGGACCACTGTGGCCCTGGCCCTGTCGGGCGGCAAGGCCATCCGGGTGGACGGCGGAGAATACCTGCTCGCTTCCGAGACATGCTGCAAACGAAAGCACAGACGCCGCTGCCAAATGCCAACCGCCACCGGACAAGCGGCGGATAAAGTAACCACGCCTTCACCTGTTGAAGACGACAACACGGGAGAATGA